A part of Deltaproteobacteria bacterium HGW-Deltaproteobacteria-4 genomic DNA contains:
- a CDS encoding CoA pyrophosphatase, whose amino-acid sequence MHITPDYYFTLGHLRSALASYQPRLTERSAWPGHTHAAVALLLREGRRGVEILFILRAEFQGDPWSGNIAFPGGHIEADDETVRAAAERETLEEIGIDLQKEEFLGRLDDVAGAHLPVIVSCFSYRVAASTPLFPNREINETFWVPLADLADPDRQRLHYVMFRGEQLERPAIDLLGPGRTVLWGITYRLVSHFMQLTGVPLPATPIP is encoded by the coding sequence ATGCATATAACTCCCGACTACTACTTCACACTTGGACACCTTCGTTCCGCCCTTGCCAGCTATCAACCCCGCCTGACTGAGCGCAGCGCCTGGCCCGGACACACGCACGCCGCAGTTGCCCTGCTTTTAAGAGAAGGCCGGCGCGGGGTTGAGATCCTCTTTATTTTGCGGGCCGAATTCCAGGGTGATCCCTGGTCAGGGAATATCGCCTTTCCAGGGGGACACATTGAAGCCGACGATGAAACGGTGCGAGCTGCGGCCGAGCGGGAAACTCTTGAAGAGATCGGTATTGACCTGCAAAAGGAAGAGTTTCTGGGACGCCTTGACGATGTTGCCGGCGCCCATTTACCGGTGATCGTGTCCTGTTTTTCCTATCGTGTCGCCGCATCCACCCCGCTCTTTCCCAACCGGGAGATCAATGAAACCTTCTGGGTACCGTTAGCGGACCTTGCCGACCCGGATCGTCAGCGCTTGCATTATGTCATGTTCCGCGGGGAGCAACTCGAACGCCCTGCCATCGATCTCCTTGGCCCGGGCCGAACCGTCCTCTGGGGGATTACTTATCGCCTGGTGAGCCATTTCATGCAATTGACCGGTGTTCCACTGCCGGCGACCCCGATCCCCTGA